The genomic interval GCGCGTAGCAGCGGCGTCCAGTCCACGCCCTGGTGCGTGAAGCCCGGGTCCTTCGGCGGCTTCGCTCCCGACACCAGCGCCACCGCCGCCATGGGCGTAATCCCCATGCCGCCGAAGTGCTTCTCGATGATGGGCGTCAGCGAGCTGTCGAGGAGGATTTTCGCCGTGTAGTCCTCGTGCGTGGCCAGCTCGCCCTCCGCGGTGCCGTCCAGCCAGGATGGCAGGCGCAGGAGCGAGCGCTTCGGGGCGATGCGCTCCGAGGCATGCGACAGCGGCATGTGCCCCAGGTCATGGCAGAGGACCGCCAGACGCACCGCTGCACAGAAGCGCTCCCGCACATCCTCCGGCAGCGACGAGCGGGCAGCCACCGCGCCGAACACGCGCGAGGCGACATGCATGGCGCCCAGGGAATGGATGTGGCGCGTGTGCGTGGCCCCGGGAAAGGCCAGGTCCCCGAAGCCAAGCTGTCGGACATACCGCAGCCGCTGGTAGTGCCGACTGTCGATGACGGCCTTCTCGGGGTCGCTGACCGCGATGGTGCCGTGGATGGGGTCACGGATGCGCATGATTCCCTTTCCATACTCCTGGATACCCCCTGGGGACGTCATCAAACGTACCGCGAACCTTTCCGGGGGGCAGCCGGCCTCACGTGCGGACTGTGATGGAGGCAGGGGACGTGGTAACCCTCCCGCACCACCGAATGCACATCATCCTGCTGCACAACCGCGACCACGACCTCCTTGAGGACGACCCTGGGCGGGAGGCCCGGGAGGATGTGGTCCGTGTCGTCTCCTCCATGGCGGACGCCCTCAACCGGGGCGACACCCTGGCCGAACCGCTCGCCATCGAAGGTGACCGGCTCGACTTCATGGACACCCTGCGCCGGTGCCAGCCGGACCTGGTCGTCAACCTCTGCGAGTCGTTGGCGGCCGACAGCCGGGGCGAGATGGCCATCCCCTGCCTGCTGGATGTGCTGGGGCTGGCCTACACGGGCTCGAGCGCGCTGTCCCTGGGGCTGGCGCTGCACAAGCCCAAGGCGAAGGAAGTCCTCACCGCGCGCGGCGTGTCCACGCCGCCCTTCCACGTGGTGGAGCGCCTGGAGGATGCATTGGCGGTGGACCTGCCCTGGCCGCTCATCGTCAAGCCCGCGCGGGAAGACGCCAGCATGGGCGTGACGTCGGAGTCCGTGGTGCACGAGCGCGCCGCGCTGGTCCGCGCCTGTGACGCGGTGCTCCGTGAGTTTCATCAGCCGGCCCTGGTGGAGCAGTTCATCCCCGGGCGGGAAATCTATGTGCCGCTGCTCGGCAACCGGCCGCGCCAGGCGCTGCCCCTGACGGAAATCGTCTTCGGTCGTACGTTCGAGGACAGACCCAACATCGTCTCCTACAACGCCAAGTGGGAGGCGGCGTCGGCGGAGTACCGGGACACCACCAGCGGATTGTGCCGACTGGACGCGAACCTGGAGTCCCGTTGCGTGCAGGTCGCGCTGGAAGCCTTTGCAGCACTGGACTGTCAGGACTATGGACGGGTCGACCTCCGGGTATCCCCGGAGGGCGTGCCCTACGTCATCGACATCAACCCCAACTGCGACCTTCATCCGAGCGCGGGGTTCGCCAAGGCCGCCCTGGCCGCCGGAATGGACTATCCGGCCCTGGCGTCCCGGCTCGTGGAGGTCGCGCTCGAGAGAGCACATGGACATCCGTCCCATCGAAGAAAAGGATCGGGCGCCAATCGCCGCCCTGATTCGAAAGATCGAAACCTTCTCGCCGCAGGAGGTTGAGGTCGCCATCGAGCTGGCGAACACCACGCTCACGCCGGGCAACACGGACTACGCCATCATCGTCGCGGACCGCGACGGCGAGCTCGTGGGCTACATCTGCTACGGCCCCACGCCGATGACGGAGGACACCTACGACCTGTACTGGATTGCGTCCGCACCGGAAGTTCGCGGTCAGGGCGTAGGCGCGGCGCTGGTGTCCGCCATGGAGGGCGACCTGCGCCGCCGCAACGGGCGCCTCATCCGCGTGGAGACGAGCGCCACCGAGGCCTACGGCCCCACGCGCGGCTTCTACGCCTCCATGAAGTACGGCGAGGAGGCCCGCATCCGGGACTTCTACAAGGTGGGGGACGACCTCATCATCCTCACCAAGCGGCTGTAATCCCTACGCCGCGAGGCCGGGCGGGTGAAGACAACGGCCCCTTCCCTCGTTAGAAGGGGCACGATGACTCGCACGCACCGACCGACCTTGCTGGCCCTCGTGCCCCTGTGTGCCCTGCTGGTGGGCGCACCGTCCGCGCTCGCGAGGGCGCCCGCCCCGGCGGCCAAGGCCACTGCCACACAGGCCCCCGTCTCCGACGTGGTGAAGGCCGCCCGGCC from Myxococcus xanthus carries:
- a CDS encoding D-alanine--D-alanine ligase family protein, with protein sequence MHIILLHNRDHDLLEDDPGREAREDVVRVVSSMADALNRGDTLAEPLAIEGDRLDFMDTLRRCQPDLVVNLCESLAADSRGEMAIPCLLDVLGLAYTGSSALSLGLALHKPKAKEVLTARGVSTPPFHVVERLEDALAVDLPWPLIVKPAREDASMGVTSESVVHERAALVRACDAVLREFHQPALVEQFIPGREIYVPLLGNRPRQALPLTEIVFGRTFEDRPNIVSYNAKWEAASAEYRDTTSGLCRLDANLESRCVQVALEAFAALDCQDYGRVDLRVSPEGVPYVIDINPNCDLHPSAGFAKAALAAGMDYPALASRLVEVALERAHGHPSHRRKGSGANRRPDSKDRNLLAAGG
- a CDS encoding GNAT family N-acetyltransferase encodes the protein MDIRPIEEKDRAPIAALIRKIETFSPQEVEVAIELANTTLTPGNTDYAIIVADRDGELVGYICYGPTPMTEDTYDLYWIASAPEVRGQGVGAALVSAMEGDLRRRNGRLIRVETSATEAYGPTRGFYASMKYGEEARIRDFYKVGDDLIILTKRL